A stretch of the Saccharolobus caldissimus genome encodes the following:
- a CDS encoding AMP-binding protein: MWPHPLLPKEPVYPYGIIPVHEYLEKHSSEEYNRLFIIYYGKVFTYGEINDYSNRFANLLLSKGFKRNDRVAVLLPNTPQLYIAYFGTFKAGGILAFLNPFLKEIELEYYLREVKPKVLVVIDTIYDLITDVCKKLNINPLILVTSYNEVLPKNPEIPLHPSMTSKSSGDFFKELEKYQNSKPNISVNIEDYATMHFTSGTSGLPKGVIHKHRGITYKAACFYTYHHAHLLLDSNFKTFNDFLNYVYSNETVLVFIPLFWIMGHDLGLAYSTFSGAKVILLTRWDIEAVLKAIEKYKVTTIYGPFDIYYELLNYRNIGDYNLRSLRTCTGTSFNKTITRELRAKFRELTGCTLREHAYGLTESHSTCTITGGFHKDDMDILRAEKVGGVFCGIPMPGTQIRIVDDTGKDSKFGEIVIKSPDLTDGYFNNPTETEKSFKNGWFYTGDIGFIDEDGFLYFMGRKKYMIKVSGVSVSPDFIEYIISKHPAVEKVGVIGVSDEEKGQVPIAFVKLRYNITESELLEWCKRNMAWYNVPKRIIILPSLPLTESGKVRREELIKIYNEIYNK, encoded by the coding sequence ATGTGGCCCCATCCTTTACTGCCAAAGGAGCCCGTTTATCCTTACGGCATAATACCAGTACATGAATATTTAGAAAAACACAGTAGTGAGGAGTATAATAGACTATTCATAATATATTACGGCAAGGTTTTCACTTATGGGGAGATAAACGATTATAGTAATAGATTTGCAAATCTGCTACTATCTAAAGGGTTTAAAAGAAACGATAGAGTTGCAGTACTTTTACCAAACACACCTCAATTATATATTGCGTACTTTGGTACGTTTAAGGCTGGCGGAATATTAGCGTTCTTGAATCCATTCCTTAAAGAGATTGAGTTAGAATACTATTTGAGAGAAGTAAAACCGAAAGTTTTAGTAGTCATAGACACTATATATGATTTGATTACTGATGTTTGCAAGAAATTAAACATAAACCCCTTAATTCTTGTCACATCATATAACGAAGTATTACCTAAAAACCCAGAAATACCACTTCATCCTTCTATGACATCTAAGAGTAGTGGGGATTTCTTTAAAGAATTAGAAAAATATCAAAATAGTAAACCTAATATAAGCGTTAACATAGAAGATTACGCTACAATGCACTTCACAAGCGGTACCTCTGGATTACCTAAGGGTGTAATACATAAACATAGAGGAATAACCTATAAGGCTGCATGCTTTTACACATACCATCACGCCCATTTACTATTAGATTCTAATTTCAAAACCTTTAACGATTTCTTAAACTACGTATATAGTAATGAAACTGTTTTAGTTTTCATCCCACTCTTCTGGATAATGGGGCACGACTTAGGGCTAGCCTATTCGACGTTCTCTGGAGCTAAGGTTATATTACTTACTAGATGGGATATAGAAGCTGTCCTAAAAGCTATAGAAAAGTATAAGGTTACAACAATTTACGGACCTTTTGATATATATTATGAGTTACTTAATTATAGAAATATAGGTGATTATAATTTAAGATCCTTGAGAACTTGTACTGGTACAAGCTTTAATAAAACCATTACTAGAGAATTAAGGGCTAAATTTAGGGAATTAACCGGCTGTACGTTAAGGGAACACGCTTACGGCTTAACAGAATCTCATAGTACTTGTACAATTACTGGGGGCTTTCATAAAGATGATATGGACATTTTAAGGGCTGAGAAGGTTGGTGGTGTTTTCTGTGGTATTCCTATGCCAGGTACACAAATTAGAATTGTCGATGATACAGGTAAAGACTCCAAATTTGGAGAGATTGTAATTAAGTCTCCGGATTTAACTGACGGTTACTTTAATAACCCTACTGAGACTGAGAAGAGTTTCAAGAATGGTTGGTTTTACACTGGTGATATTGGGTTTATTGATGAAGATGGTTTCTTATATTTTATGGGGAGGAAGAAGTATATGATTAAGGTTTCTGGGGTTAGTGTCTCACCAGACTTTATAGAGTACATTATTTCTAAACATCCTGCTGTGGAAAAAGTGGGTGTTATTGGAGTTTCTGATGAAGAGAAAGGACAAGTTCCTATAGCTTTTGTTAAGCTAAGGTATAACATTACTGAAAGTGAGTTATTAGAGTGGTGTAAGAGGAATATGGCGTGGTATAACGTGCCCAAGAGAATAATAATATTACCCTCCTTACCATTAACTGAGAGCGGGAAGGTGAGAAGGGAGGAGCTAATTAAAATATATAATGAAATTTACAATAAATAA
- a CDS encoding cyclase family protein, translating into MQNLDEILNSFDYFDFTMPLSHDVVSWPTHPAIRVNKFRSVDRDLYDAHEIYMTSQDYTHFDTPSHMIKGGKSIDKYEARRFILKTVILNLSYKKDMEIREEDLRQFEEVIRKSEAVVLYTNFRKEPKEFKYDWTYLGVSGAKYLSQFNLKLVAIDSPSIAGWSGDVPAHPHIITVKEAIDVHLHLLEKDILIVEGLYNVSEAVRDEKYVEGILIALPLNIIGLDGGPCRVIFLKPKK; encoded by the coding sequence ATGCAGAATTTGGACGAAATCCTTAACTCGTTTGATTACTTCGACTTTACGATGCCTTTATCACATGATGTAGTCTCTTGGCCAACTCATCCTGCAATAAGGGTAAATAAGTTTAGGTCAGTAGATAGGGATTTATATGACGCTCATGAAATTTACATGACCTCGCAGGACTATACACACTTCGATACACCCTCTCATATGATTAAAGGGGGTAAAAGTATAGATAAATATGAGGCTAGAAGGTTTATATTAAAGACTGTAATCCTAAATTTAAGTTATAAAAAGGATATGGAGATTAGGGAAGAAGACTTAAGGCAATTTGAAGAGGTTATAAGGAAGAGTGAGGCAGTGGTATTATATACCAATTTCAGAAAGGAGCCTAAGGAATTCAAATACGACTGGACATATTTAGGAGTATCTGGAGCGAAATATTTATCTCAATTCAATCTAAAATTGGTAGCAATAGACTCTCCGAGCATTGCAGGATGGTCAGGTGATGTTCCGGCTCATCCTCATATAATAACGGTAAAGGAGGCAATAGACGTACATTTACACTTACTGGAAAAGGACATTTTAATCGTAGAGGGATTATACAACGTAAGTGAGGCTGTAAGAGATGAGAAATATGTAGAGGGCATATTAATAGCGTTACCCCTAAATATAATAGGGTTAGATGGAGGACCGTGTAGGGTAATATTCTTAAAACCTAAAAAGTAA
- a CDS encoding ABC transporter substrate-binding protein — MIKLYGITWDDPRGYDSLVYISEKYKGISIQWDRRSLYDFTVYPPDKLAKSYDLVVIDYPSVGDIAESKMYVPVDEILSKKELEFIQRISIGKTYESYLYDGHLWALPIDAATQVSAYREDMFRKLGLRVPKTWGQVIKLKCKIGMPLSPLHAHSSFITMCANYFLDPFFTKLNQRDIKKIYTILDIMKIISDKCGELCLKSDPIKLLNYMAEGEEICYIPLTYGYYNYSRDNYRKNVINYANIPSFTKIPYGSTLGGAGLAISNKNKYIEETVNFIKWFYEFDVQKMYWQHYGQPADIRIWIDEEVNKATRNSYINTIYTISLSYVRPNFPGFVKLHEEAGKILVDFLMGRISGDETIKELINLNTSYIRT; from the coding sequence ATGATAAAGTTATACGGTATTACTTGGGACGATCCAAGGGGATATGATAGTTTAGTATACATTTCAGAAAAGTATAAGGGTATATCTATACAGTGGGATAGAAGGTCCTTATACGATTTTACAGTTTATCCTCCAGATAAACTGGCTAAATCCTACGATTTGGTAGTAATTGATTACCCCTCTGTAGGGGATATTGCAGAGAGTAAAATGTATGTTCCAGTTGATGAAATTTTATCCAAGAAGGAACTAGAATTCATTCAGAGGATTAGCATAGGTAAAACTTACGAGAGTTACTTATATGATGGTCATTTATGGGCACTTCCCATCGATGCTGCAACACAAGTTTCAGCTTATAGGGAGGATATGTTTAGGAAATTGGGCTTAAGGGTCCCTAAGACGTGGGGACAGGTAATTAAGCTTAAGTGCAAAATAGGAATGCCATTATCGCCTCTCCATGCACATTCTTCCTTCATAACCATGTGTGCAAATTATTTCTTAGACCCTTTTTTTACTAAATTAAACCAACGTGATATAAAGAAAATTTATACGATACTTGACATTATGAAGATTATCTCAGATAAATGTGGCGAATTATGTTTAAAATCGGATCCCATAAAACTTCTCAACTATATGGCAGAGGGAGAAGAGATATGCTACATACCCTTAACTTATGGATATTATAATTATTCAAGGGATAATTATAGGAAGAACGTGATAAATTATGCAAATATTCCTTCTTTTACTAAAATACCTTACGGCTCTACTTTAGGAGGTGCTGGATTAGCAATAAGTAATAAGAATAAATACATTGAAGAGACTGTAAATTTCATAAAGTGGTTTTACGAATTTGACGTACAGAAAATGTACTGGCAACATTATGGTCAGCCAGCTGATATTAGGATATGGATTGATGAAGAGGTAAATAAGGCTACGAGAAACTCTTACATTAATACGATATATACTATTAGCTTATCTTATGTGAGACCGAACTTTCCCGGTTTCGTAAAGTTACATGAAGAGGCTGGAAAAATTCTGGTAGATTTCTTAATGGGAAGGATCAGTGGAGATGAGACCATAAAGGAACTAATTAACTTAAACACTTCTTACATAAGGACTTAG
- a CDS encoding helix-turn-helix domain-containing protein — MREINDNYALVYLRLKHEGCWSELTEYNNFMATTITAKPNREKKFIIAYDDVKLNGNYKLKNFLRDLKKSDKVKEIYSINKINAKREVYRILLKESYENMVRGILDNYTVFDIKDLIVNGEERLALIVPVSEIIELKKDMESIGKVLKFIYKKIRLDDIFLSIFSLSKRERESMKLAYLYGFYEMPKKVTLDELARLLGISKPTIEDYIRRAERKIIKSFSYQLYYYDMLLEDLLEDL; from the coding sequence ATGAGAGAGATAAATGATAATTATGCGTTGGTTTACCTTAGGTTAAAGCATGAAGGCTGTTGGTCAGAGCTCACAGAATATAATAACTTCATGGCAACTACTATAACTGCAAAGCCCAACAGGGAAAAGAAGTTCATAATTGCCTATGATGATGTGAAATTGAACGGTAATTATAAGCTAAAGAACTTCTTGAGAGATTTAAAGAAAAGTGATAAAGTTAAGGAAATTTATAGTATAAATAAAATAAACGCTAAGAGAGAAGTGTACAGAATACTATTAAAGGAAAGTTACGAGAATATGGTTAGGGGAATATTAGATAATTATACGGTCTTCGATATTAAGGACTTAATAGTCAACGGAGAAGAGAGACTAGCGCTAATTGTACCTGTTTCAGAAATCATTGAATTGAAGAAAGATATGGAAAGTATAGGAAAAGTGTTGAAATTTATTTACAAGAAAATTAGGTTAGATGATATATTCTTAAGTATTTTTAGTTTGTCTAAAAGGGAGAGGGAGTCCATGAAACTAGCCTATTTATACGGTTTCTACGAAATGCCGAAAAAAGTAACCTTAGATGAACTAGCTAGGTTATTGGGAATTTCAAAGCCTACTATTGAGGACTATATAAGACGTGCTGAGAGGAAAATAATCAAGTCATTTTCATACCAGTTATATTACTACGATATGTTATTAGAGGATTTATTAGAAGATTTATAA
- a CDS encoding ATP-binding cassette domain-containing protein, which produces MSEKTQPVVKMVNIHKWFGNLYALRGVDLEINRGEVIGLVGDNGAGKSTLMKILAGYHKPDKGEIYVEGKKVEFNSPHEAREMGIEMMYQDLSLINTMNIVRNFFLGREITGRFGFLKFNKMKEEVKKAIEDIGLKIPNLELRADELSGGQRQGLAFARSYYFKKKVLILDEPTNNLSVKETNKVLSFIRSLKELNISVIFVTHNLFHVHEAADRIVVISRGRKIGDFPKSQISVTELASLITHGS; this is translated from the coding sequence ATGAGTGAGAAAACCCAACCAGTAGTGAAAATGGTCAACATTCATAAATGGTTCGGAAATCTATATGCATTAAGGGGAGTTGACCTTGAAATAAATAGGGGAGAAGTAATAGGGCTTGTAGGTGATAACGGCGCAGGAAAATCAACTTTGATGAAGATTTTAGCAGGATATCATAAACCAGATAAGGGAGAAATATATGTCGAAGGGAAGAAGGTTGAGTTCAATTCCCCACATGAGGCTAGGGAAATGGGAATAGAAATGATGTATCAAGATCTAAGCCTCATAAATACAATGAACATTGTTAGGAATTTCTTCTTGGGTAGAGAAATAACTGGAAGATTCGGTTTTCTAAAGTTCAATAAGATGAAAGAGGAAGTTAAAAAGGCTATAGAGGATATAGGATTAAAAATTCCCAATTTAGAATTAAGAGCTGACGAACTCTCAGGAGGACAAAGGCAAGGATTAGCTTTCGCTAGGTCATATTATTTTAAGAAAAAAGTATTAATACTTGACGAACCGACTAACAATTTATCGGTCAAAGAAACTAATAAGGTGTTAAGCTTCATTAGATCATTAAAGGAATTGAACATTTCAGTAATTTTCGTTACTCATAATCTATTCCACGTTCATGAAGCTGCAGATAGAATAGTAGTAATTTCCAGAGGCAGAAAAATAGGTGACTTCCCAAAATCGCAAATCTCAGTTACGGAATTAGCGTCGCTAATAACACATGGAAGTTAA
- a CDS encoding ABC transporter permease, translating into MTSNKRQMYFFKIISNKEFASFFTLIVLWILFYMLNPSFLSLSNLSVLFTVIPIYGITVLGVTLLMIAGEFDLSVAATFALVPLVIQLLMSDGINAIAAIVIGLLLAALIGFLNGIITVKTGIPSFIVTLGTLFVWLGIALQISGGQPHPFILPSAATRILSGSIAFNGLINSQLIWLIIFGVLFYLILERHQWGNWIYATGGNKDAARAMGIKVDYVKIALFILCAVLAGFSGMMESALYGQAIANQGGNLELDSIAAAVIGGTSLFGGEGSVLGGIIGTIIIWSIENGLILAGVSSYVYETLIGALIIIVVMVHRYAKKISKNIRLGELNE; encoded by the coding sequence ATGACAAGTAACAAAAGGCAGATGTATTTTTTTAAAATTATATCTAATAAAGAATTTGCCTCTTTTTTTACTCTTATAGTGCTATGGATATTATTTTATATGTTGAACCCATCTTTTTTAAGTCTAAGTAATCTCAGCGTATTATTTACTGTAATACCCATATATGGGATAACTGTATTAGGAGTTACTCTATTAATGATAGCAGGAGAGTTTGACTTATCAGTAGCTGCAACTTTTGCCTTAGTTCCCCTAGTAATTCAGTTATTAATGTCTGATGGTATAAATGCTATAGCAGCAATTGTTATAGGGCTTCTTTTAGCTGCACTTATAGGGTTTCTGAACGGGATAATAACTGTAAAAACTGGAATACCTTCATTTATAGTTACTCTGGGAACACTTTTCGTATGGCTAGGTATAGCTCTTCAAATATCTGGGGGACAGCCTCATCCCTTTATATTACCTTCAGCTGCTACGAGAATTTTAAGTGGCAGTATAGCTTTTAATGGATTAATTAACTCACAATTAATATGGCTTATAATATTCGGAGTGCTATTTTACCTAATATTGGAAAGGCACCAATGGGGCAACTGGATATATGCTACTGGCGGTAATAAAGACGCAGCAAGGGCTATGGGGATTAAGGTAGATTACGTAAAGATAGCTTTGTTTATATTATGCGCAGTTTTAGCGGGATTCTCGGGAATGATGGAGAGTGCTCTATACGGTCAAGCAATAGCTAACCAAGGAGGAAACTTAGAATTAGATTCGATAGCTGCTGCGGTAATAGGAGGTACTTCACTTTTTGGAGGTGAGGGTAGTGTTTTAGGAGGTATAATAGGAACTATCATTATATGGAGTATAGAAAACGGTCTGATATTGGCTGGAGTATCCTCGTATGTATATGAAACTTTAATTGGCGCTTTAATAATAATAGTAGTGATGGTACACAGATATGCTAAGAAAATAAGTAAAAATATTAGATTAGGTGAATTAAATGAGTGA
- a CDS encoding substrate-binding domain-containing protein translates to MVDKSRRNFIIGMAGLGALAAAGWGVAGWSLSRVSGTKVASATPAFGQGVNIIFNGHWGPENVFGNVVEKGFYDACGLVGANCKMYRPANGSSDVSEIISNLQAAINQHPDVLIATDIYTSVQPYLHQASQEGIIVILVNVDAPTQSDFEYTGAISYIGQDLVKAGYVQAQALSKYFPSGSHVVIINEGPGQVWAEQRDEGMKEFLKQYGCTWDVIESSFNLSQVASQITAYLEANPDTKAILSNGYGGAVVMDVFPKLGIQPGQIPVATFDITPQVLDAILAGYVTLTIDQQPYLQGFLPVIQGVLVKKYDFSGWNVDTGNYVITKEIAEKVEPLVKEGIFY, encoded by the coding sequence GTAGACGTAATTTTATCATAGGAATGGCTGGTTTAGGTGCTTTAGCTGCTGCAGGTTGGGGAGTAGCTGGCTGGTCACTTTCGCGTGTAAGTGGAACTAAAGTAGCTTCAGCTACACCTGCTTTTGGTCAAGGAGTTAATATAATTTTTAACGGTCATTGGGGACCAGAGAACGTATTTGGAAATGTAGTAGAGAAAGGATTTTATGATGCATGTGGTTTAGTAGGAGCTAATTGTAAAATGTACAGGCCAGCAAATGGATCATCAGATGTTTCAGAAATAATATCGAATTTACAAGCAGCAATAAATCAACATCCAGACGTATTAATTGCTACAGATATATATACAAGTGTACAACCTTATTTACATCAGGCATCACAAGAAGGTATTATTGTAATTTTAGTTAACGTTGACGCTCCTACGCAAAGCGATTTCGAGTACACTGGAGCCATATCTTATATAGGTCAGGATTTAGTTAAAGCTGGATATGTTCAAGCTCAAGCACTTAGTAAATACTTCCCATCTGGTAGTCATGTGGTAATTATAAATGAAGGACCAGGACAAGTTTGGGCAGAACAACGAGATGAAGGAATGAAGGAATTCTTAAAACAGTATGGATGTACATGGGATGTGATAGAGTCTAGTTTTAATTTATCACAAGTGGCATCACAAATAACTGCATATTTAGAAGCTAATCCGGATACTAAAGCAATACTCAGCAATGGATACGGAGGAGCTGTAGTTATGGACGTATTTCCTAAGTTAGGGATTCAACCAGGCCAGATACCGGTAGCGACATTTGACATTACTCCTCAAGTGTTAGATGCTATATTGGCAGGATATGTAACGTTAACTATTGACCAGCAACCTTACTTACAAGGATTTTTACCAGTAATTCAAGGTGTGCTGGTGAAGAAATACGACTTTAGTGGTTGGAATGTTGATACAGGTAATTATGTGATAACCAAGGAAATTGCAGAAAAAGTAGAGCCCTTAGTAAAAGAGGGAATATTCTATTAA